A region of the Bremerella sp. JC817 genome:
AAGCTGCCGAAAGAAGGAAATTTTCCAATTCTGCCAGTCGTACCGCAAATTCCGGCCGAGCGGCCAACAACACCTGGTTAGATCGGCGGGGAAGGGGAGGCCAAGACGCTGTCACGCACAAGCACGCTAGCAGAGAAGGCAGCCAACCGAAGAATCCCGCGAACAAGCAGTACCGCAACTAAACAAGGCCAGAGGAGGCCTGAATCCAAGCTCATCACCAGAAAGCAGGTCACAGACGCGACCTGCTTTCTGGTGATCGTATCATTCGCTTGGTGACGTAGAAGCCAAGAGCCTCGCTTTAGCGGCTCTTCGCCTCTTTCAAATCGAACGAGAGGTCGTTCATACCGTCTGTTACTTCGACGGTCGTCGGCCAGCTATAGCGTTTGGGAATCGCAGGCATGGCGGTTCTGCTGACCTTATTCGGAGCCATGCCTTCCTGTCTTTGCGGAACCGACATCGACATGATATTGATCTGGACATCGTGCGAACCGACGACAGCACCTGGAATCGAGTCACTGTATTTCAAAACGTAGTGACCGTTCGAGTCGGTCGAGCCGTAGGAAGGACGGCCATCGGCAGGGAAAAACGTCACCTTGGCATTACTTACCGGCTTGCCGTTATCCAGAACCGTCCCTTCTACCTGGCCAACCTTGGGACCAGCTGGCCCGAAGCAACCCACCGCAGAAACCAAGATGGTAACGCCCAAGAGAGCAATTGCCGGACGAAATTTGGCATTCATCGTTTAGACACCAGAGAAACAGAATTGAAACGAACTCGCAATTTCGCTGGCCAGGATTCGGGACCAACGCTAGCGAAACGCAAAGAAAGAAAGAGCCGCGAGAAACCGGAAAGGGGTGCCTGGCCATCGATCAGACCAGGCCCCCTGAACCACGATTACTCGTTATTGGTGACGTTGCCATCGGCTCGGTCCATCAGCGCCGTGTAGGTGCGGAAGCCGATCGTTTCCGGAATAAAGCGAACCGAACCATCGGTCATCGCGAATTGGGCACCACCGGGGTGAGCGGATCGAAAAGCAGTGTTCACCCACGACTCGGTATTGTCGAACCAGCCACCGGTGCCCCACCATTCGTCTCCCTTATGGTTAATCGGGAATTCGGTGACGACGTGATTCGAGATCCCAACATCTGGCGTACCAGAACCGCACGACCACAGGCCACCTGAAACGCGCGAAGCACGCGAATCCTTGTGGTCGTTCCAAGGATTTTCATGGAAGTCCCCCTGTTCGCCGAGCATGACGGTGTTCGAGGTACCGTCAGTCACGTCCTTGAAACCGATCGTTCCGCCTGGGAAGGCTGGAACTGGGTAGTCCCGATACTGCATGGTGATCACACCGTTCTGGCAGTTGTGGCCGGATCGAGCCCAGAAAGATTCGGGATGTGGATCGAGCGTACCACCAACGTACGTGGTTCCCCCGTTTCCGACGTAGTCGGTCACCTGAATCGGAATTTCAGCAGGCGAACCGAGCGACTGGGTACCACCGCTCACGGGCCAGGTCAGTTCGTTTGGCAGCGGGCTCGATGGGCAATTAAAGACGGGGGCCCGCATATTCATGGCAACCTGCCAATGCTTTCCTGGGGCAGCCCAACTGGCGTTCACGAAGTCGAACGATGAGTTGACCATTGGGGCACCATCGTAGGCCGTCTTCAGTTCCAGGCCTGGCATGATGCGAACGAGCCACGAAGCCTTGCGTCCCCAACCTTCGGCAGTCAAGTCTTCGCCGAAACCGGAAGGTGGCAACTTGTTGGAGATATCGTGATAAATATGACAAGCCAATGCCATCTGCTTCAGGTTATTGCTGCAAGACATACGTCGAGCCGCCTCACGAGCCTGTTGAACGGCAGGCAAGAGGAGGGCGATCAGCGTACCGATGATG
Encoded here:
- a CDS encoding DUF1559 domain-containing protein — its product is MFVSIDCHGRNRRGFTLVELLVVIAIIGTLIALLLPAVQQAREAARRMSCSNNLKQMALACHIYHDISNKLPPSGFGEDLTAEGWGRKASWLVRIMPGLELKTAYDGAPMVNSSFDFVNASWAAPGKHWQVAMNMRAPVFNCPSSPLPNELTWPVSGGTQSLGSPAEIPIQVTDYVGNGGTTYVGGTLDPHPESFWARSGHNCQNGVITMQYRDYPVPAFPGGTIGFKDVTDGTSNTVMLGEQGDFHENPWNDHKDSRASRVSGGLWSCGSGTPDVGISNHVVTEFPINHKGDEWWGTGGWFDNTESWVNTAFRSAHPGGAQFAMTDGSVRFIPETIGFRTYTALMDRADGNVTNNE
- a CDS encoding carboxypeptidase-like regulatory domain-containing protein, whose amino-acid sequence is MNAKFRPAIALLGVTILVSAVGCFGPAGPKVGQVEGTVLDNGKPVSNAKVTFFPADGRPSYGSTDSNGHYVLKYSDSIPGAVVGSHDVQINIMSMSVPQRQEGMAPNKVSRTAMPAIPKRYSWPTTVEVTDGMNDLSFDLKEAKSR